In the Pygocentrus nattereri isolate fPygNat1 chromosome 19, fPygNat1.pri, whole genome shotgun sequence genome, one interval contains:
- the fem1a gene encoding protein fem-1 homolog A, with amino-acid sequence MDITTAVFNAARDGKLKLIQKLLSNKTPEELEALAEEKTQGGTPLLIASRYGHLEVVNYLLEHCKANVELGGSVNFDGETIEGAPPLWAASAAGHLPVVKTLLKHGASVNNTTLTNSTPLRAACFDGHLEIVRYLVEHEADMEVANRHGHTCLMISCYKGHREIAKFLLERGADVNRKSVKGNTALHDCAESGSLEIMKMLLKCNARMEKDGYGMTPLLAASVTGHTNIVEYLVHQPRASREERIDALELLGATFVDKKRDLLGAMRYWRRAMELRQAGDRVSFLAKPPPGPPVPAYDCAREVSTSEELEALITDPDEMRMQALLVRERILGPSHPDTSYYIRYRGAVYADSGNFERCISLWKYALDMQQSNLDPLSPMTASSFLSFAELFSFVLQDRAKGALATRVTFQDLMGVLTKGVREVERAIAQRDSPPEAPQFTKALSIILHLIFLLEKLECSPTQEHHKKQTVYRLLKLNPRGRNGFTPLHMAVDKDTTSVGRYPVGRFPSLAVASLLLECGADVDSRDCENNTPLHVAAANGCPEIMALLISSGAHFDATNSRRKTAYELLEEQGGGRHALHPLNYVTLQCLAARAVERHRLPYKGLISEEMEAFIELH; translated from the coding sequence ATGGATATAACGACTGCGGTGTTTAACGCGGCGAGAGACGGCAAACTGAAACTTATCCAGAAGTTGCTGAGCAACAAAACTCCCGAGGAGTTAGAGGCGCTGGCCGAGGAGAAGACTCAGGGAGGTACGCCGCTCCTCATAGCCTCCAGGTACGGACACCTGGAAGTGGTGAACTACTTACTCGAGCACTGTAAGGCTAACGTGGAGCTCGGGGGCTCCGTTAATTTTGATGGCGAGACGATTGAGGGAGCCCCTCCGCTGTGGGCGGCTTCTGCCGCGGGGCACCTGCCCGTCGTCAAAACTCTGCTTAAACACGGTGCCTCGGTGAATAACACGACGCTGACCAACTCTACGCCGCTGAGGGCTGCCTGCTTCGACGGGCACCTTGAGATCGTGCGCTACCTCGTTGAACATGAGGCAGACATGGAGGTAGCCAACCGTCACGGCCACACTTGCCTGATGATCTCGTGTTATAAGGGCCACAGAGAAATCGCCAAGTTTCTCCTGGAGCGAGGGGCCGACGTGAACCGCAAGAGCGTGAAGGGCAATACAGCCTTGCACGACTGCGCCGAGTCAGGTAGCTTGGAGATCATGAAGATGTTGCTTAAATGTAATGCCCGCATGGAAAAAGATGGCTATGGGATGACCCCGCTGTTGGCTGCCAGTGTCACCGGCCACACCAACATAGTGGAATACCTGGTCCACCAACCTAGAGCCTCCAGAGAGGAGCGCATTGATGCCCTGGAACTGTTGGGGGCCACCTTCGTGGATAAAAAGCGCGATCTTCTGGGCGCCATGCGCTACTGGAGGAGGGCCATGGAGCTCCGGCAAGCCGGGGACAGAGTGAGTTTCCTGGCCAAACCTCCTCCAGGGCCCCCTGTTCCAGCGTATGACTGTGCCAGAGAGGTGAGCACGTCAGAGGAGCTGGAGGCCCTCATCACAGACCCAGACGAGATGAGGATGCAGGCCTTGCTCGTGAGGGAGCGCATCCTGGGGCCTTCGCACCCGGACACCTCCTACTACATCCGCTACAGGGGAGCTGTCTACGCTGACTCGGGCAACTTCGAGCGCTGCATCAGCCTGTGGAAGTATGCGCTGGATATGCAGCAGAGCAACCTGGACCCTCTGAGCCCCATGACTGCTAGCAGCTTCCTGTCGTTTGCTGAGCTCTTTTCCTTTGTGCTCCAGGACCGTGCCAAGGGCGCGCTGGCAACGCGGGTCACCTTCCAAGACCTCATGGGTGTCCTGACCAAGGGCGTGCGGGAGGTTGAGCGTGCTATAGCACAGCGGGACAGCCCTCCAGAGGCACCACAGTTCACCAAAGCCCTCTCCATCATCCTTCACCTCATCTTCCTGCTGGAGAAGCTGGAGTGCAGCCCAACACAGGAGCATCATAAGAAGCAGACTGTCTACCGGCTACTCAAGCTGAATCCCAGAGGCAGGAATGGCTTCACGCCGCTCCACATGGCTGTGGACAAGGACACCACCTCGGTGGGGCGGTATCCCGTGGGGCGGTTCCCGTCTTTGGCCGTGGCCAGCCTGCTTCTGGAGTGTGGCGCTGATGTGGACTCGCGTGACTGCGAAAACAATACTCCTCTACACGTGGCGGCTGCTAATGGCTGCCCGGAGATCATGGCGCTGCTGATCAGCTCGGGGGCGCACTTCGACGCCACCAACTCAAGGCGCAAGACGGCCTACGAGTTGCTGGAGGAGCAGGGCGGTGGGAGGCACGCGCTGCACCCTCTAAACTATGTCACTCTGCAGTGCTTGGCTGCCCGAGCTGTGGAGCGACACAGACTGCCCTACAAGGGGCTCATCTCTGAGGAAATGGAGGCCTTCATCGAGCTGCACTGA